The Dictyoglomus sp. genomic interval TAAAAGACAAATAAAAAATCTTAGCATATTAAATGATATCCAGAAATCAATCTTTGTTTTAGATTTTGAAGAATGTATCGAGAAGATTTTTGATGGTGTAATAAAGCTTAGTAATGCTCCAATAGTTGCCCTTTTCTTAAAAGAAAATGGAAAATTAACATTAAAAAAATCCACGGTAAATTTAGAAATAGATAATGAAATTTTAAATAAGCCTAATTGTATTATAAACCAAGCTATAAAGGAAAAGAAAACTATATATATTCCTAATATAAAAGAGACAGAAATAATTTGTCTTGAACCTTCTTCTAACTCTCTTCTTGCCCTTCCCCTTTTAGGAAAAGAAGATATATTAGGAGTTCTACTATTAGAATCCTTTGATAGAAATGCCTTCAAAAAGAATGATATTCTTAATTTAGAAACCATAGCCATGCAGGGAGCATTAATCTTAGATAATGCGAGGCTTTTTTCTGCTTTAAAGGAGTCTGAGGATAGATATAGAATCCTTGCAGAGCAGTCTCTTGTGGGAGTATTCATGATTCAGGAAGAAAAAATAATATATGTAAATCCCAGATTTGTAGAATTATTTGCATATCCTTTAATAATAGAAACTTTGGAAGATTTTATAAATTTTATTTCCCAGGAAGATAGGGAAAGATTTCGAGAAAGATATAATATGGTTCTAGAAAGAAGCTTAGATTATATTATTGATGAATTTAAGGCAAGAAAGTCTAATAATCAACCCATTTATATTGAAATATCTATGGTTAATATACATTACAAGTCAAAGCCCACTATTTTAGGAACTATTTTAGATATTACTTATAGGAAACAGTTAGAAGAAGAATTGAAGATCTTATCTATAACCGATGCTCTTACAGAACTTTATAACCGAAGGGGATTTCTTACCCTTGCTGAACATACTTTAGGACTTGCAAGAAGATTAAATAAAAAAGCCATAATATTATTCATAGATCTTGATCATATGAAGTGGATAAATGATAACTTAGGGCATAATGTGGGAGATCAGGCTTTAATTGATACTGCAAATATTTTGAGAAAAACCTTTAGACAAAATGATCTTATTGCAAGAATTGGAGGAGATGAATTTGTGGTTCTTGGTGTAATAGGTGAGGAAAATCATAAAGAAAAAATAATTGAAAGACTTATGGCGAATGTGAGAAAATTTAATGAAGAAGAAGAAAGACCTTATGAAATCTCCCTTAGTGTGGGGCTCATAGTTCATGATCCAGAAGAGTCTATGCCCCTTGAGGATCTTTTAGAAAAAGCGGATAAATTAATGTATGAGGAAAAAAGAAGAAAAAAGGGAATTAAAAAATGAGGTGATAGGATCTGCCTAAGAAAACCTTTTTTAATCTTCCCAAGGAAAAAAGAGAAAGGATAACAAATGTTCTTATAAAATTTTTTGCAGAAAAACCTTATAGCCAAGTAGATATTGAGGATGTGGCAAAGGAATGTGGTGTAGCTAAGGGGAGTATGTATCAATATTTTGAAAATAAGAAGGAGATGTATTTTTATTCAATTGAAGTTGCCACAAAAAGACTCCTTGAATTAATGAAAAATTATGACTTTGAAAATATTAGCCTTTTTGATTATATAGAAAAATCCTTTGAAGAAACCTGGGATTTTGTTTTAAAACATCCCCATGAATATACTCTTCTTGAAAAATCAGCCTTTTATGATGATTCTCCCTATAGAGAGGAAATAGCAGAATATTATGAAAAAATGACCAAGGATGTTTTGTATAATTTAGTTATTAAAAATCAAAAAGCAGGATTTATAAGGCAGGATATTCCTCCTGAGATAGTTGAAATATTTATTGAAAGTTCCTCTTGGGGTTTAAAAAGATTCTTTATTCATCTCATAAGAAGTAAAGGAATAAAGATAACAGATCTTTCCACAGAATATATAAAGGATCTTCAGAAGCAGTATATAAAATTATTAAAAGAAGGAATTGAAAATAAAGATAAAGCTTAGATCTTCTAATTACCTATAAGAATCTCATCTAAATTTACTCTATTGTTATGTGAAACTGCTTAAAGAATGAAATATTGATTAAAAAGTGAAAATATTTTATCTTTCTTTTGAATCCCCTTCTTGATACTTTTCCATACTCCCAAATTCTTCTTATCCCATCGTTATATCCAACTTCTATACAATCTTTTACATAATTTGTAAATTCCTTCCTTCTATCTCTCTTATTGCTATCCTTTCAAGTTCTCTAAAAGACAATCCTTGGGATATCTTAAATAATAGTAGTCCAAGAACAAAATGCTCAGGATATGCCTTTGGTTTTCCCCTTCTTACTGGTTTTTTTATTTTCCTCTTTCTTCTCAAAAAATCTCTCTGCCAAATTTATAAGTAATTTTAGTTCCATCTTCGTTTTATTCATACTCTATATTTTGTCCCTAAATCCTTTCTTTGTAAATTTTTAAATAAAATTTTCTTTTGGATTTCATAGACAAGAAAGCATTTTTTATATTAAAATATTTTGATAGCTAACTATTGGAGGTGTGAAATTTGAAATATTTGATAAAACTTGTTAAGATTGCAAAACCCTATTGGGGATATCTTATAATATCTGTTATCAGTCTTTTAACAATAACAGGACTTAATCTTTTAGGTCCTTGGCTTATAAGATCCTTAGTAGGTGTAGTAACCAATATAAATAAATATCCCAATGCCCAGGAGTATATAGTAAAAATCTCCCTTTTACTTGTTATTTCCTATATTGGGGGGATAATTTTTCAATTTCTAAGAAGTTATTTTTCCCATTATGCAGCATGGAATCTTGTTGCAGATGTTCGAATGATGCTTTATGATAAGCTTCAAAACCTTTCCTTTAGATATTTTTTAGATAAACAAACAGGTCAACTTATGTCCCGAGTTGTAAATGATACTGCCAATTTAGAAATGCTTATTGCCCATGCGGTTCCTGACCTTCTTTCTAATTTTCTTATCCTTTTAGGTATAATGATAATTCTCTTTAAAATAAATACCATATTGGCTTTACTTTCACTAATTCCCATACCCTTTTTGTTGTTAAGTAGCACCTATTTTGCAAAAAAAATAATGCCCATTTTTAGAAAGGCTCAGAGGGCTATTGCAGATTTAAATGCGGATCTTCAGGATAATCTTTCTGGAATAAGAGAAATTCAGCTCTTCAATAAACAGGAAAAGGAATATTTAAAGATAAAGGATAAGGTTTATAAACATATATCTTTTCTTCTTTCTGCCCTTAAACTTAGTGCAGTTTTCCATCCTACAGTGGGATTTTTAAGCTCTCTTGGCAATTTGATAGTTGTATCCATAGGAGGAATAATGGCTTTAAAGGGAAGAGTTCTTGTTCAGGATATAGTGGGATTTTTACTTTATCTTAATATGTTTTATCAACCCATAAATTCCTTATCTCAAATTTTAGAAAATCTACAACAGGCATTAGCTGGAGCAGAAAGGGTTTTTGAAGTACTGGAGACAGAATCGGAGATAAAGGAAAAAGAGAATGCCATAGAATTGAAAAATGTAAAAGGCAAAATTACCTTCGAGAATGTATCCTTTTCTTATAATTCTGATATTCCTGTTCTGAAAAATATATCCTTTGAGATAAATCCGGGAGAGATGGTAGCCTTTGTAGGACCTACAGGAGTAGGAAAAACAACAATCATGTATTTAATAAATAGATTTTTTGATCCCAATTCTGGAAGTATAAAGATAGATGACATCGATATAAGGGATGTTACTTTGAGATCTTTACATGAAAATATAAGCATGGTTATGCAGGATGTTTTTTTATTTAATGGAACAATTTTTGAGAACATAGCATATGGAAAGGATAATGCAACTTTAGAAGAAGTTATCAATGCTGCAAAGATTGCCTGTGCTCACGATTTTATAATGGAACTTCCCAATAAATATTATACAGAGATTGGAGAAAGGGGAATAAAACTCTCTGGGGGGCAGAAACAAAGACTTGCCATTGCAAGAGCTGTCCTTAAGAATGCTCCTATACTTATTTTAGATGAGGCTACATCATCGGTAGATACAGAAACAGAAAGGGAAATTCAGAAAGCTATTAACAATTTAGCAGGTACAAGAACTATTTTAATAATTGCCCATCGACTCTCCACAGTAAAGAGGGCGGACAAGATAATTGTATTAAAAGAGGGCGAGATTATAGAAATAGGAAATCACGAAGAACTTATGAAAAAGAAAGGACTTTATTATAAACTTTGTTCTGTACAGTTTTCCGAGGAGAAAATGGCAAATGTTTAGATTAAGTCTTATATAAGAGAAGGCTTGTTAGATATAAGTTTGTTCTCTATAGGGTTTAATCTTGACTTTCACTGACTAAAGAGTCATAATAAGGAAGAAAATTTTAGAAAGGGGGAATTTTATGTTTATTGAGATTAAGAACTTGTGGAAGAGCTACCAAGTGGGTAGTTTTAAAATTGATGCCCTTAAAAATATTACCATGGATTTAGAAAAGGGGAAATTCTATGTAATTCTTGGCCCATCAGGATCAGGAAAAACAACCCTTCTTAATATTCTTGGAGGAATTGATAAGGCTGATTCTGGGAAGGTTTTTGTTGATGGCGAAGATATAACAGCTCTTGATGACACGGCTCTTACTAATTATAGGAGAAAGAAGCTTGGCTTTGTTTTTCAATTTTATAACCTTGTAAACTCCCTTACCGTTCTTGAAAATGTCCTTTCCACAAAATATCTTTCTGAGGATGGGTTAGATCCAAAAGAGGTTCTTGAAGTGGTAGGAATGTGGGAACATAAAGATAAATTTCCCTTTGAACTTTCTGGAGGGGAACAGCAAAGGGTTGCTATTGCCAGAGCTGTAGTAAAAAATCCTTCTATTATTCTTTGTGATGAGCCCACAGGTGCTCTTGATTTTGAGAATGCAAAGAGAGTTTTAAAGCTTCTTGAAGATATAAATAAAAAATATGGTACTACAATAATTGTAGCAACCCATAATACAGCTATCTCCAAAATGTCCCACAAGATAATAAGATTAAGAAGCGGAGAACTTGTAGAATACAGTGATAATCCATCTCCTATACCTGCTGAGGAGGTGGTCTGGTAATGTTGAGAAAAATTCCTTTTAGAATAATGTGGAGAGATAAAGCCCATTTTATTGGCATAATTTTATTGGTTTTTCTTGCATCCTTTGGATATGCTCTTTTCAGCATTCTTATTACAAATATTGATACCAATTACAAAAATTTTGTGGAGAAGTATAATCAGGAGAATTTTCATTTTACAACCTTTTTTCCTGTAGATATAGAGGGACTAGAGAAAAAATATAATGTATTAATAGAAGAAAAATTTACTTGGGATTTTGAATTTGGAGAAAAGATAATAAGATTTTTTAATATAACAGAAAAGGTAAATAAACCCTTGATATTAGAAGGAAGTATGCCCCAAATTGGAGAAATTGCTCTTGACCCCAATTTCCTGAATGCAAATAAGTTGAAAATAGGAGATGAAATTGAGATTTTAGGAAAAAGTTTTAAAATTTCTGGTGCTGTTGCTCTTCCCGATTACATATATATTACAAAAAATGAAAATGATCTTCTTCCTGATCCTATTCATTTTGGAATAGGAATAATGAATTTTGAAGATATGAAGAAATTTTTAGGAAATATTGCATATAGATACTACATGGTAAGGGGAAAAATTTCCGATCTTGATTCCTTCAAATCAGAAGTAAACTCTAAATATACCCTTCTTAATTTTCAGGAAAAGGATGAAAATTTTAGAATTATAGTAACTGAAATGAAAATGGAGAGTGCAAGACCCATGTCCTATGTTATTTCTTTCACTATTATGATAATTTCCTCTATACTTCTTTTTATAGTTCTAAGAAGACTAATAAATTCTATGCATGCTGAGATTGGCACCCTTTATGCTTTGGGATATGATAGAAAAGAACTATTAAAGACTTACATTATGTTTCCCATATATATATGGATATTAGGATCTATTCCTGGAGGAGCTTTAGGTTATGTCCTTTCGGATCCTTTTACAAAATTTTATGTTTCCTTCATAAGTGTACCTGTTGTGGAAAAGTTTTTCCCTCTAACTGATCTTTTTATTGCTATATTTATACCTGCTTTATTTATGTTACCTTCAGGATATATAGCTATAAGAGATCTTTTAAGAAGAAGTGTGGTAGAGATAATAAGAGGAGAATCGGAAAAAGGATTTAAAAGCAAATTTAGAATGAAATTCCTTGATAGATTTTCCTTTAGAAGAAGAATTATGCTTAAGCAAGGACTACTTCATCCCTCAAGGGAGCTTGTCTTGATTATTGGCGTTGCCTTTGCTACTTTGATTATAATGTATGGTGTTGTTGCAAAAACTGCGCTTTCGTATTTAGTAGAAGATACCTTTGAGAATATTTTTAAATATAATTACATGTATCTTTTTAACTATTATGAAAAGGAAAAGAATTATCCAAAAGCAGAACCTTTCAATATGCTTTCCTTTTATTTAAAGGGAACAAAGGCAAAGGTGGTTATTTATGGAATAGAAAAGGATTCTCAAATGATTATTTTAAAGGATAAGCATGGAAATAGGCTAAAACTGGAAGGACTTGTTATTGCTCAATCTTTAGCGGATAAGTTTAATCTAAAGGAAGGAGATATTATAAATATTGTAAATAATATAGATGGAAAGGAATATAGTCTAAAAATTAACAAGATTGCAGATCTTTATGTGGGAAATAGTGGCTACATGATATTAGATGATTTTAATAAAACCTTTAATATGGAAGAAGGTTCCTTTATTGGACTATATTCCATGAATAAACTTAACATACCTAAGGAAAATCTTGTATCTTCTTTCAGTAAAGAAGATATTATAAAATCCTTTAGAGATTCTGCCCAAAGTGTCGACCAAATGCTTCAGGTTATGTATATGCTCTCCTTCTTCTTAGCCTTTATAATAATCTATGTACTGTCCGCTCTTGTTATAACAGAAAATAGAAAACCCCTTGGTATATTTAAAATCTTAGGATATAAAGATGGAGAGTTAAGCTCCATGTTCTTAGGTTTTAATAATTTCTCCTTTATAGTAGGCTTTCTATTGGGAATACCTCTCTTTAATACTTTAATGGGATATATAATGAATGAAGCCTTAAAAGATGTAGATTTTTCTTTTAAACTTCAGCCTACCATAAGAGACATTTTATTCTCATTTTCCTATTTATTTGTTGCTTTCTTGCTTTCAAGATATTTAGGAAGAAGAAGAATAAAAGCTATTTCTCCCCATGTTATCTTAAAGGAACAATCAGAATAATAAAAAAGGGCTCTCTTAAGAGAGCCCTAAATTTTTATAAGTTAATTTTTTGTGTTATAATGACTTTCATGAATAATTATAAATTTATTGTGGAAGTTGAAGATTTAAGAAAAACCTATGGAAATATAAAGGCTGTTGATGGAGTAAGTTTTAAGATAAAACAGGGCTCTATCTTTACCCTTCTTGGTCCTAATGGTGCAGGAAAAACTACTACCCTTGAGATAATTGAAGGGCTTAGAATTCCTGATAGTGGAAGGATCAAAATATTTGGAAAAGAAGTGAGAAGAATAGGAAGGGAAGAAAAGGAGTTAATTGGTGTTTCGCTTCAGGAAACTCAACTTATTTCCCATCTTACTGTAAGAGAAACCCTCTCTATGTTTAGAAATCTATATAAAAAGGGTTTAAAAGTAGACGATGTTCTTGAGTTTATTAATTTAAAAGATAAAGCTAAGGATCGAGTGGATAAGCTCTCAGGAGGACAGAAACAAAGACTTGCTATTGGGCTTGCCCTTATTAATGATCCAGAACTTCTTTTCCTTGATGAGCCAACTACAGGTCTTGATCCTCAAGCAAGAAGAAGCATATGGGATCTCCTTTTACAATTAAAAAAACAAGGAAAGACAATTATTTTAACTACCCACTACATGGAAGAGGCAGAATTTTTGGCAGATTGGGTATGTATCATGGATTATGGAAAAATAATAAGGGAAGGAACTCCTGAGGATCTCATTAAAAGTATAGGAGGAGAGAGTATTATCGAGGTAGATGTAGAAGAAAATCCTTCCTTTTTTGATAGATTAAAGGAATTAAACCTAAATTATACTTATAATCCCAAGCATAGTCGTCTCTTGATAAAAACCAATAATGTTTTAGAAACTATAGATTCTATTTTAAGAATTGCCAGGGAATGTTCTTTAAAGGTTAGAAATGAGATTATTCGCCAGCCAAATTTAGAAGATGTATTTTTAACTCTTACAGGAAGACAATTGAGAGAAGAATGACAGTACTGAAAACTTCTATTTATTTTTTTAAATCCGCTATAAGAGAAAGGGCTTTTATTTTTTGGTTTCTTGCCTTTCCCATTATTCTTATGGTTATGCTTATTACTATCTTTTCTTCTATGACAAGGGTTGAGAGAATTAATTTTAATATTTACCTTATTAAGCCTGAATCTAATGAGTTTTCTAATATGATAGAGGATGTATTTACAAAATTAAGTGAAGGAAAGGATAAAATATTTAATCTGAGGCTTCTTAAAGATATTTCGTCAAGAGAAAAACTTATTGATGATCTTAAAAGGGGTAAAACCAATTTAATTTTAGAAATTCCAGAAGGCTTTGATGCCCAGGTTCTCTCTTACATTACCTTTAAAATGTTAGGAATGGAAGGAACATCTCCTGCAATAAAGATCTACAGTTTAAAATATAATACATCTTCTGAAACTGCAAGTATGATAGCAAAGAATGTATTCAATAGAATGAATTTAGAATTTGTCAAAAAAATAAGAAACGTAAAAGAATATTCTGTAAAGACAGAAATATTAGGAAGTAAAGAAGGATTTTCCTATGTAGATTTTATCTATCCAGGAATTGTTATAGTTTCTATATTTTTTGCAGGATTAATGGGAATTGGGCAGGAGCTTTCCTGGTATAAAGAGGGTAAAATTTTAAAAAGATATCAACTTACTCCCTTTTCTTCATTACAATTTTTCATATCCTATTTTCTTGCAAGATTTTACTTTTTTGTCCTTCAAGTTTTATTAGTAACCTTTGTGGGAAAGGTAATTTACAAGAGCAGTGTTAATCCATTATCCTTTTACTTCATCTTCTATGTGATTTTATCAATGTTAGTGTTATCCACCTTAGGCTTTTTTGTCTCCTCTATCTCTAAGAATACTAATATGTCCGCTATAATTGCCCAATTAATTCAATTTCCCTTACAATTTCTCGGAGGAATATATTTTCCTGTTTTTCATGTTCCCTGGATAATTAGATGGATTGTTGTTATTAATCCTATTACCTATCTTGCTTGTGGTATTAGAGATACCCTTGGAATAATGCCCTCTCCATATCCTCTCTATTTAACAATTTTGGTCCCATTATTATATATAGTAATCTTTCTCTTTATAGCTCTTAAAAGATATGTGGGTGAATCTTCATGAAAGCATTTTTAACTATAGCTTTCTATCGCTTTAAAAGTTTTTATAGGGATATCTTTACCTTCTTTTTCTCTTTAATCCTACCTATAATTTTTGCCATTATATTTGGTTTTGTCTTTGGCGGATCAGGAGATGTCAATGGAGAAAACACAATTAATATTGGGATATTAGATAACAATGATATTTTGATTAAAACTCTAGAGAAAATAGAAGGAATAAGTATTTATATTATAAAAAATCTTGAGGAATTAAGAGATTTAGTATTAAAAGGCTCTTTAGATGCAGGAATATTATTTGATGGTAAAAATTTTAACTTAATCATAAATTTTGCAAGTTTTCAACAAAAGCCTTTCTTAAGAACCCTTGGAGATACGGTATCAAATGCTTATTCTCTAAATGAAGCAGGAGTAGAAGGAGGATTTCTAAAAGTAGAAGAAGAGTTTATTGATCCAGGAAAAGCCAGGGTTTCCCAATTGGGATATCTTCTTCCTGGGGTTATGAGCTTTTCTATTGCTTCTTCTCTTTTTGCCATGATAGCTCTTTTTGGATATTACAGAAAAAGAAAAGTATTAAAAAAATTCGCACTAACCCCAATAAATTCCTTTTCCTTCATTTCAGGGATGATTACGGGAAATTTCTTAATTAGTTTTTTTTCCTCAATTTTTGTATTATTCTTTACTCAAATTATTTTTAATATAAAATTCTCTATAAACTGGGGATATTATTTTCTTTCTCTTTCATCTTCCATATTAGGAATGATGGCTCTTGGTATTTTTCTAACTTCTCTATTTAAAGATCCTCAAACAGCAAATAATGTAGGAAATTTACTGGTTAATATCATGATATTTTTCTCTGGAGTATACATGCCCTTAGATTTTCTTCCCGATTATTTAAGAAAATTTGGGCAGACATTACCCCTTTATTATGTGGCAAAGTCCTTAAGAATATCGGTAGGTGTGGAAGAGGGAGATTTAAGCTTCATACTTAAAATGTCTCTTGTGATGATTACTGTCTTTATTATCTTGGTAGGTATGTTTGGAAGAAACATCCTTGAGATGGAAGAATAATTTATTTAAATAAAAGTTTTGCAAAAGAACTTTTTTTAATAATTACAGCTTTCTGAGGACATAGTTCATGACAACAAAAGCAAGATATACATTTTTTGTAATCTATTATCATTCTGTTATTTATTAATGAAATAGCTTTATTTGGACATGCCCTCTCGCAAATTTTACATCTTATGCATTTTTCATCCAAAATTACGGGAATTTGCTTAAAAAGCTTAAGGTAAAAGAAAGGAGCTATTTTATTGAGAAACTTAGGAATTCTTGATGTCAAATTATGTAAGTTTCTAATCCTTTTTACATCTTCATTATATAATTTATCCTTTTCTTCTCCTATCACCTCAATATTTTTTAAATCTATCTCGCCAAGTCCCTTTTCATAGGCAATAACATTGGTATAAATTTCTTCAGGTTTATATCCCAAAAGAAGGCTTGATATGACATCCACTGCTACTGGGTCAGTACCAATGATAATTTTTCCAAATTTTCTTGGGATTCCTGCGGATGGTCCTTCCCCTTCCATTCCCACTATGGCATCTACGATATTTAATATGGGATTTATCTCTTTAAATATATCCACTAATATCTCTGCAAAACTTTTAGGACTTATGGCAATGGAGTGCATTTTTGATTTATTCATGCCAGGAACAAGCCCAAAAAGATTCTTTATAACGCAGGTCATAAGCATAAAAGAATGAGTTTTTAATTTTGGGACATTGATAATAAAATCTACATCCTTTGTGAATTTAACAATAGGAATAGAATTTATAAAATTATTTCCAGGGATATTTATTATTCCCTCTTTATATAAGTTAATAAGCTTTGCCCCTGTTCTTTCTGCCACTTCTTCCATACCTGTGGCTTTATAGAGATATTCCATATTGGCAGAAGAGTTTCCAGGGGTATCTCCAATATATATATCCTTTGCTCTTTTTTCCTTAAGAACTTCAACAATTGCTTCTATTACTGTGGGATGAGTAGTTATTGCTTTTTCAGGGGATGATGCCATTAATAAATTAGGCTTTATAAGTATTCTTTTATTTGAAAAATCTAAAAGATTAAATTCTTCAAAAGCTTTTTTGATAAATGTTCTTAATACTTTTATATCGTACTCTGCATTATAAACAAATACTTTAGACTTCACGAATTTTTCCTCCTTTTTTTGACTAATATTCTATCATAAAAAGCAAAAAAAACTTAAGTTATAAAGCCCA includes:
- a CDS encoding diguanylate cyclase; amino-acid sequence: MEEYLKSYYQWIEEYIPWGVFAVDWEFKIIFWNRWLEINTKKRKEEVLNKNLFEIFPELKKFKSYYLQALEGGSIILAQRFHKYFIPIKIEDEDLEYMQQTTQIFPLMDDGEIKGVITVIEDVTDRVKKEEIYKRQIKNLSILNDIQKSIFVLDFEECIEKIFDGVIKLSNAPIVALFLKENGKLTLKKSTVNLEIDNEILNKPNCIINQAIKEKKTIYIPNIKETEIICLEPSSNSLLALPLLGKEDILGVLLLESFDRNAFKKNDILNLETIAMQGALILDNARLFSALKESEDRYRILAEQSLVGVFMIQEEKIIYVNPRFVELFAYPLIIETLEDFINFISQEDRERFRERYNMVLERSLDYIIDEFKARKSNNQPIYIEISMVNIHYKSKPTILGTILDITYRKQLEEELKILSITDALTELYNRRGFLTLAEHTLGLARRLNKKAIILFIDLDHMKWINDNLGHNVGDQALIDTANILRKTFRQNDLIARIGGDEFVVLGVIGEENHKEKIIERLMANVRKFNEEEERPYEISLSVGLIVHDPEESMPLEDLLEKADKLMYEEKRRKKGIKK
- a CDS encoding TetR/AcrR family transcriptional regulator produces the protein MKFFAEKPYSQVDIEDVAKECGVAKGSMYQYFENKKEMYFYSIEVATKRLLELMKNYDFENISLFDYIEKSFEETWDFVLKHPHEYTLLEKSAFYDDSPYREEIAEYYEKMTKDVLYNLVIKNQKAGFIRQDIPPEIVEIFIESSSWGLKRFFIHLIRSKGIKITDLSTEYIKDLQKQYIKLLKEGIENKDKA
- a CDS encoding ABC transporter ATP-binding protein/permease, whose translation is MKYLIKLVKIAKPYWGYLIISVISLLTITGLNLLGPWLIRSLVGVVTNINKYPNAQEYIVKISLLLVISYIGGIIFQFLRSYFSHYAAWNLVADVRMMLYDKLQNLSFRYFLDKQTGQLMSRVVNDTANLEMLIAHAVPDLLSNFLILLGIMIILFKINTILALLSLIPIPFLLLSSTYFAKKIMPIFRKAQRAIADLNADLQDNLSGIREIQLFNKQEKEYLKIKDKVYKHISFLLSALKLSAVFHPTVGFLSSLGNLIVVSIGGIMALKGRVLVQDIVGFLLYLNMFYQPINSLSQILENLQQALAGAERVFEVLETESEIKEKENAIELKNVKGKITFENVSFSYNSDIPVLKNISFEINPGEMVAFVGPTGVGKTTIMYLINRFFDPNSGSIKIDDIDIRDVTLRSLHENISMVMQDVFLFNGTIFENIAYGKDNATLEEVINAAKIACAHDFIMELPNKYYTEIGERGIKLSGGQKQRLAIARAVLKNAPILILDEATSSVDTETEREIQKAINNLAGTRTILIIAHRLSTVKRADKIIVLKEGEIIEIGNHEELMKKKGLYYKLCSVQFSEEKMANV
- a CDS encoding ABC transporter ATP-binding protein, with translation MFIEIKNLWKSYQVGSFKIDALKNITMDLEKGKFYVILGPSGSGKTTLLNILGGIDKADSGKVFVDGEDITALDDTALTNYRRKKLGFVFQFYNLVNSLTVLENVLSTKYLSEDGLDPKEVLEVVGMWEHKDKFPFELSGGEQQRVAIARAVVKNPSIILCDEPTGALDFENAKRVLKLLEDINKKYGTTIIVATHNTAISKMSHKIIRLRSGELVEYSDNPSPIPAEEVVW
- a CDS encoding FtsX-like permease family protein; protein product: MLRKIPFRIMWRDKAHFIGIILLVFLASFGYALFSILITNIDTNYKNFVEKYNQENFHFTTFFPVDIEGLEKKYNVLIEEKFTWDFEFGEKIIRFFNITEKVNKPLILEGSMPQIGEIALDPNFLNANKLKIGDEIEILGKSFKISGAVALPDYIYITKNENDLLPDPIHFGIGIMNFEDMKKFLGNIAYRYYMVRGKISDLDSFKSEVNSKYTLLNFQEKDENFRIIVTEMKMESARPMSYVISFTIMIISSILLFIVLRRLINSMHAEIGTLYALGYDRKELLKTYIMFPIYIWILGSIPGGALGYVLSDPFTKFYVSFISVPVVEKFFPLTDLFIAIFIPALFMLPSGYIAIRDLLRRSVVEIIRGESEKGFKSKFRMKFLDRFSFRRRIMLKQGLLHPSRELVLIIGVAFATLIIMYGVVAKTALSYLVEDTFENIFKYNYMYLFNYYEKEKNYPKAEPFNMLSFYLKGTKAKVVIYGIEKDSQMIILKDKHGNRLKLEGLVIAQSLADKFNLKEGDIINIVNNIDGKEYSLKINKIADLYVGNSGYMILDDFNKTFNMEEGSFIGLYSMNKLNIPKENLVSSFSKEDIIKSFRDSAQSVDQMLQVMYMLSFFLAFIIIYVLSALVITENRKPLGIFKILGYKDGELSSMFLGFNNFSFIVGFLLGIPLFNTLMGYIMNEALKDVDFSFKLQPTIRDILFSFSYLFVAFLLSRYLGRRRIKAISPHVILKEQSE
- a CDS encoding ABC transporter ATP-binding protein, translated to MNNYKFIVEVEDLRKTYGNIKAVDGVSFKIKQGSIFTLLGPNGAGKTTTLEIIEGLRIPDSGRIKIFGKEVRRIGREEKELIGVSLQETQLISHLTVRETLSMFRNLYKKGLKVDDVLEFINLKDKAKDRVDKLSGGQKQRLAIGLALINDPELLFLDEPTTGLDPQARRSIWDLLLQLKKQGKTIILTTHYMEEAEFLADWVCIMDYGKIIREGTPEDLIKSIGGESIIEVDVEENPSFFDRLKELNLNYTYNPKHSRLLIKTNNVLETIDSILRIARECSLKVRNEIIRQPNLEDVFLTLTGRQLREE
- a CDS encoding ABC transporter permease; translated protein: MTVLKTSIYFFKSAIRERAFIFWFLAFPIILMVMLITIFSSMTRVERINFNIYLIKPESNEFSNMIEDVFTKLSEGKDKIFNLRLLKDISSREKLIDDLKRGKTNLILEIPEGFDAQVLSYITFKMLGMEGTSPAIKIYSLKYNTSSETASMIAKNVFNRMNLEFVKKIRNVKEYSVKTEILGSKEGFSYVDFIYPGIVIVSIFFAGLMGIGQELSWYKEGKILKRYQLTPFSSLQFFISYFLARFYFFVLQVLLVTFVGKVIYKSSVNPLSFYFIFYVILSMLVLSTLGFFVSSISKNTNMSAIIAQLIQFPLQFLGGIYFPVFHVPWIIRWIVVINPITYLACGIRDTLGIMPSPYPLYLTILVPLLYIVIFLFIALKRYVGESS
- a CDS encoding ABC transporter permease; this encodes MKAFLTIAFYRFKSFYRDIFTFFFSLILPIIFAIIFGFVFGGSGDVNGENTINIGILDNNDILIKTLEKIEGISIYIIKNLEELRDLVLKGSLDAGILFDGKNFNLIINFASFQQKPFLRTLGDTVSNAYSLNEAGVEGGFLKVEEEFIDPGKARVSQLGYLLPGVMSFSIASSLFAMIALFGYYRKRKVLKKFALTPINSFSFISGMITGNFLISFFSSIFVLFFTQIIFNIKFSINWGYYFLSLSSSILGMMALGIFLTSLFKDPQTANNVGNLLVNIMIFFSGVYMPLDFLPDYLRKFGQTLPLYYVAKSLRISVGVEEGDLSFILKMSLVMITVFIILVGMFGRNILEMEE
- a CDS encoding DUF362 domain-containing protein, translating into MKSKVFVYNAEYDIKVLRTFIKKAFEEFNLLDFSNKRILIKPNLLMASSPEKAITTHPTVIEAIVEVLKEKRAKDIYIGDTPGNSSANMEYLYKATGMEEVAERTGAKLINLYKEGIINIPGNNFINSIPIVKFTKDVDFIINVPKLKTHSFMLMTCVIKNLFGLVPGMNKSKMHSIAISPKSFAEILVDIFKEINPILNIVDAIVGMEGEGPSAGIPRKFGKIIIGTDPVAVDVISSLLLGYKPEEIYTNVIAYEKGLGEIDLKNIEVIGEEKDKLYNEDVKRIRNLHNLTSRIPKFLNKIAPFFYLKLFKQIPVILDEKCIRCKICERACPNKAISLINNRMIIDYKKCISCFCCHELCPQKAVIIKKSSFAKLLFK